A stretch of Besnoitia besnoiti strain Bb-Ger1 chromosome Unknown contig00015, whole genome shotgun sequence DNA encodes these proteins:
- a CDS encoding uncharacterized protein (encoded by transcript BESB_029040): protein MCGRTSCTLPPRRLLAIAGLSLGSASTSAPAPGDSFAESRKTKRNEAGASAASCEGSPSAKRVKQGEETAPAAPSPSASSSSAPSGETKLEAKTAKTEQTEEEQCSTFRTASAASPAGSPPPLQRVSSFASPAAAKGAGPAAPLLPAALLRIRRFNVSPTCTVPIIEESSPGARRLRAAEWSLRLSAQAKGAQNSDEKPKAYSTFNARAEGLAHSPLYRRLIDRHRCVVVVDGFYEWKKPQNPGETKKQPFFIRHKPTVKEVPIPESQTSSADAAPGACDTRKGDDRAAKAEAVAASGACVAPAGELAGALKEGEASLLLAGLFEDDPAAQGDDARDCSATILTMESAGTPMSQIHHRMPVALSPEDAARWLDVAGNRFASIFGEILQHSSAIYKESLEYYPVTARMSNSRYEGPDCVQRLSEEEMRMEKGAPSGKGQPAKSAKAQGMRTLDFFLKPAAEKKRHAILASLSSARNDRGETLLERQAPPGAALPSLRITRTAQEDEAQSPIAWIPLY from the exons ATGTGCGGGCGCACGAGCTGCACGTTGCCGCCTCGGCGTTTGCTGGCGATCGCTGGCCTCTCACTCGGATCTGCCTCGacttcggcgcctgcgccgggcgATTCCTTCGCAGAGTCGAGAAAGACGAAAAGAAACGAGGCGggggcgtctgccgcctcgtgcGAAGGCTCTCCATCCGCGAAGCGGGTGaagcagggagaggagacagctcCCGCGGCTCCAtctccttccgcttcttcttcttccgcgccttctggcGAAACAAAgctcgaggcgaagacggcgaaaacagaacagacagaggaggaacAGTGTTCCACCTTCCGCACGGCCTCGGCAGCTTCTCCGGCgggctccccccccccgctgcAAAGGGTCTCGAGTttcgcttcgccggcggcagccaaAGGCGCAGGTCCCGCCGCACCCCTCCTTCCCGCTGCGCTCCTTCGCATCCGCCGATTCAACGTGTCGCCGACCTGCACAGTCCCGATCATCGAAGAGAGCTCGCCCGgtgcgaggcggctgcgggctGCGGAATGGTCactgcgcctctctgcgcaggccaAAGGCGCACAAAACAGTGACGAAAAGCCAAAAGCCTACAGCACCTTCaacgcccgcgccgagggGCTGGCGCACTCCCCGCTGTACCG gCGCTTGATCGACAGACACCGCTGCGTCGTGGTTGTTGACGGGTTTTACGAATGGAAAAAACCGCAAAATCcgggggagacgaagaagcagccCTTCTTCATTCGGCACAAACCGACAGTAAAGG AAGTGCCGATTCCGGAGAGCCAAACGAGttctgcggacgcggcgccaggggcTTGCGACACGCGCAAGGGAGACGACAGAGCTGCGAAAGCGGAG GCTGTTGCGGCGTCTGGGGCGTGcgtggcgcccgcgggcgagcTGGCTGGCGCGCTGAAGGAGGGTGAAGCTTCGCTGCTACTCGCCGGCCTGTTCGAGGACGacccggcggcgcagggggacgacgcgcgagactgcTCGGCGACAATCCTCACGATGGAAAGCGCAGGAACGCCCATGAGTCAAATTCACCACAG GATGCCCGTCGCACTTTCtccagaggacgccgcgcgttGGTTGGACGTTGCGGGCAACCGCTTCGCGTCCATTTTCGGGGAAATTCTTCAGCACTCAAGCGCCATCT aTAAAGAGTCCCTCGAGTACTATCCGGTCACAGCGCGGATGAGTAACAGCCGCTACGAAGGCCCAGACTGCGTTCAGCGGCTGTCTGAAGAAGAAATGAGGATGGAGAAAGGCGCGCCGAGTGGAAAGGGACAGCCTGCGAAGTCCGCAAAGGCGCAGGGGATGAGGACGCTGGACTTTTTCTTGAagcccgccgcagagaaaaaaa GGCATGCGATTTTggcctcgctgtcttcggCGCGCAACGACCGTGGGGAAACTCTTCTGGAGCGACAGGCGCCTCCCGGCGCTGCGTTACCGTCACTCCGCATTACCCGTACTgcgcaagaagacgaagcccAGTCTCCAATAGCatggataccactatactgA
- a CDS encoding uncharacterized protein (encoded by transcript BESB_029060): MHVWRTPRLDPERHFHPLNRTEDPTLFERLDRVSNRATTGNFLETPRLTVSCSARHRSNPKPHNSIPVNRFATLFHIVPDW, from the exons ATGCACGTATGGAGAACCCCgcggttagaccctgagcgCCATTTTCATCCCTTGAATCGCACAGAGGATCCAACCCTCtttgagcgactcgacagggtTAGCAATCGCGCAACAACAGGCAACTT CCTTGAAACTCCACGGCTCACGGTTTCTTGCAGCGCTCGACACAGGTCAAACCCTAAACCACAcaactccataccagtgaaccgtTTCGCAACTCTGtttcatatcgtacctgatTGGTAG
- a CDS encoding uncharacterized protein (encoded by transcript BESB_029070), translating to MAFDALWIGSGVYVGIGVLMCVILPFILLRPENTRNISKKEILGLMFTLVTTTVVCLWLFWICAYMAQMHPLIYPERPKEEGGPAGLDQGTL from the exons ATGGCATTCGACGCTCTCTGGATCGGCTCCGGCGTGTACGTCGGCATCGGCGTCCTCATGTGCGTGATCCTGCCCTTTATTCTTTTGCGGCCGGAGAACACGAGGAACATCTCCAAGAAAGAGATTCTGGG CCTCATGTTCACCCTCGTCACGACGACCGTGGTTTGCCTCTGGCTCTT CTGGATCTGCGCATACATGGCACAGATGCACCCCCTTATCTACCCGGAGCGACCcaaggaagaaggcggccCTGCAGGCCTAGACCAGGGAACCTTATGA
- a CDS encoding DEAD/DEAH box helicase domain-containing protein (encoded by transcript BESB_029050), with the protein MRDSSRSGLRVPCCLADQEASRSATRGSEADAPSKPTSSSRPSAGCCAATPSFQTRAAPSLRRGGKTERRKQAGGRRQEVFHRGSRSAHHAGGAASRTPARQVKAEDDSEVMEEAAYRDAEEDSGPDQQTEGDGDGEEDAEGDEDEDREDAPEDDGSEGGPDAESEEAGDDDAEIDYHDSSLFSVSSYAEMEGLLHTRLVRTLNHHGFRRLTAIQHLAIPTVLHGHDTLVQCFTGSGKTLCFAVPLLQQLLAQHERSGKNLKRSDGTRGLLLMPTRELALQACSQISRLAQLFPWIVVASITGGEKKQSEKRRLRAGVSILLCTPGRLLDHLTTTSCFQVSCLHLLVLDEADRLLDMGFEAKLKKIVTLLREKKAEQLEMRAMREEVLAEQRERAHRASRDDDDDEQEEERHAEARETAEVAAVSPKARVSHAAPASGSAARSDEAGFQVIMASATLTPQVQRLAAFCLQQAPQWVSLDRCHSSLRAHLEANQAGSPARRADAAPHAAASLSAFPCCCSLSASNAVSAEAGKAASDEETGDEASGAEVRGEATRFHVPSQLRQYYLQVSSPRMRLLPLLALLLQVAKSGRGKAVVFLSCCDAVEYFHTLLQRMQWPGPVLDREQKQRQKERLALMRKLQGGKGKRRAIARAVRGFEKEQKKMKKRRKRQQQSGDEDGAAYRDDDSDEEEDEEDSESADDEAADEGDDELWGDYILRGVSLFKLHGQMGRDDRIGYLKEFSDADGAAVLFATDVAARGLNLPHVNWIAQFDLPQQVEEYVHRIGRTARLGKEGNALIFLLDCEKGYVDYLQMRGFSNIQEMDESRMLDTLFTAHMPEYLRHLDNPASFLIKQFSLFVADRPSLLQTARKAFLGTLRAFRCLGKEIKAVCSHATLHTGHLASSFGLNEAPREAAMRLRSNAPAAESSDAKGASSKTHALTSGRHEKGGRGDFGKTSSRFSSQDKRSKKPVPPTHGKDRKAAGRAKGRADDEKIEIEEVQGGVAFGAKPNRTKPGRQEKEGDKHKSKDSDALRAAARLREKGDLLVLSNKDKKEKRGFAFPLGADRKRQRDDGEAAARKKSRVGELFRRRKTSGFAGKPGGAHRRTDDRGNQTFGGPDRRMKHLSQSEFSA; encoded by the exons ATGCGAGACTCGTCTCGCAGCGGACTGCGGGTCCCCTGCTGCCTCGCAGACCAAGAggcctctcgctcggcgACTAGAGGAtcggaggcggacgcgccgtCTAAGCCGACCTCgtcctcgcggccttcggccGGCTGCTGTGCCGCGACGCCCAGTTTccagactcgcgcggcgccttctctgcgtcgcggcgggaAAACcgagcggaggaagcaggcgggcgggcggcgacaggAGGTGTTCCACCGCGGATCGCGCAGCGCACATcacgcgggaggcgcggcctcacGCACGCCGGCAAGACAAGTCAAGgccgaagacgacagcgaagTTATGGAGGAGGCAGCTTaccgcgacgcggaagaggacTCCGGACCCGACCAGCagacagagggcgacggcgacggagaagaagacgccgaaggagatgaagacgaagacaggGAGGATGCGCCCGAGGACGATGGCAGCGAGGGGGGTCCGGACGCAGAGAgtgaggaggcaggcgacgacgacgctgAGATCGACTACCACGACAGCTCTTTGTTCTCCGTCTCGTCCTACGCGGAGATGGAGGGGCTGCTGCACACTCGGCTCGTCCGCACGCTCAATCACCACGGCTTTCGGCGGCTGACCGCGATTCAGCACCTCGCCATCCCCACAGTCCTCCACGGGCACGACACGCTCGTCCAGTGCTTCACAG GTTCCGGGAAGacgctctgcttcgcggtgccgctgctgcagcagcttctggCGCAGCACGAGCGCAGCGGAAAGAACTTgaagcgcagcgacggcACCCGCGGCCTGCTTCTCATGCCCACGCGCGAACTCGCCCTTCAAGCCTGCTCTCAAAtcagccgcctcgcgcagctcttcCCCTGgatcgtcgtcgcctccatCACAG gcggagagaagaagcagtcGGAGAAGCGCCGActgcgcgcaggcgtctcgaTTCTGCTGTGCACGCCGGGGCGACTGCTCGATCACCTGACCACCACGTCGTGTTTTCAGGTCTCGTGTTTGCACCTGCTCGTCCTCGACGAGGCGGACCGGCTGCTGGACATGGGCTTCGAGGCCAAGCTGAAGAAGATCGTCACGCTGCTtcgcgagaagaaagccgaGCAACTCGAGATGCGCGCCATGCGCGAAGAAGTCCTCgcggagcagcgcgagcgggcgcACCGGGCCTcacgcgacgacgacgacgacgagcaggaggaagaaaggcaCGCCGAAGCCCGCGAGACCGCGGAAGTCGCAGCCGTCTCTCCaaaggcgcgcgtctcccacgccgcgccggcctcgggctccgcggcgcggagtgACGAAGCGGGCTTTCAAGTCATCAtggcctctgcgacgctcACGCCTCAGGtgcagcgcctggcggccttctgcctgcagcaggcgccgcagtggGTGTCGCTCGACAGGTGCCATtcctcgctgcgtgcgcaTCTGGAGGCGAATCAGGcgggctcgcctgcgcgccgtgcagacgccgcgccccaTGCCGCTGCAAGCCTGTCAGCCTTCCCCTGCTGTTGCTCGCTTTCCGCGAGCAACGCGGTTTCGGCGGAGGCTGGCAAGGCCGCGAGCGATGAGGAGaccggcgacgaggcctcgggcgcggaggTGCGGGGGGAGGCCACGCGCTTCCACGTTccctcgcagctgcggcagtaTTACCTCCAGgtgtcttcgccgcggaTGCGCCTGCTcccgctgctcgcgctgctgctgcaggtcgcgaagagcggccgcgggaaGGCCGTTGTCTTCCTCTCGTGCTGCGACGCAGTCGAGTACTTCCACACGCTGCTCCAGCGCATGCAATGGCCAGGCCCCGTGCTGGACCGCGAGCAgaaacagagacagaaggAGCGCCTCGCACTGATGCGCAAGCTCCAGGGCGGGAAGGGCAAGCGGCGTGCGATTGCGCGCGCGGTTCGCGGCTTCGAGAAGGAGCaaaagaagatgaagaagcgcagaaagcgacagcagcagagcggcgacgaagacggcgcggcgtaccgcgacgacgacagcgacgaagaggaggatgAGGAGGACAGCGAGTCAGCGGACGATGAggcagcagacgaaggcgacgacgagttGTGGGGCGACTACATCCTCAGAGGCGTTTCCCTATTCAAACTCCACGGACAGATGGGGCGAGACGACCG CATCGGTTACCTGAAGGAATtcagcgacgcggacggcgccgccgtcctcttcgccaCTGACGTCGCAGCTCGCGGTCTCAACTTGCCGCAT GTGAACTGGATTGCTCAGTTCGACCTGCCGCAGCAAGTCGAGGAGTACGTCCACCGCATTGGGCGAACGGCGAGGCTCGGGAAAGAGGGCAATGCGCTCATCTTTCTCCTCGACTGCGAAAAAG GCTACGTGGACTACCTCCAGATGCGGGGATTTTCTAACATCCAGGAGATGGACGAGTCTCGCATGCTTGACACACTATTCACGGCGCACATGCCGGAGTATCTGCGGCACCTGGACAATCCTGCTTCCTTCTTGATAAAACAgttctcgctcttcgtcgcAGATCGGCCGTCGCTGCTTCAGACCGCTCGAAAGGCCTTCCTAGGCACTCTCAG AGCGTTTCGCTGCTTGGGAAAAGAGATCAAGGCTGTCTGCTCGCACGCAACTCTGCACACGGGTCACTTGGCGTCGTCCTTCGGGCTGAACGAGGCGCCCCGCGAGGCTGCGATGCGGCTGCGGTCCAacgcgccggctgccgaGTCTTCTGACGCGAAGGGCGCGTCTTCGAAGACACACGCCTTGACCTCAGGGCGGCACGAGAAGGGCGGACGAGGCGACTTCGGTAAgacttcttctcgcttctcttcACAGGACAAACGCAGCAAGAAGCCTGTGCCGCCCACACACGGCAAGGACAGAAAGGCGGCAGGCAGAGCGAAGGGACGCGCGGATGATGAGAAAATCGAGATAGAAGAGGTTCAGGGTGGGGTTGCGTTCGGCGCGAAGCCGAACAGGACCAAGCCAGGGAGgcaggagaaggaaggcgacaAGCACAAATCGAAAGACTCAGATGCGCTCCGAGCCGCCGCACGCCTGCGCGAAAAGGGAGACCTCCTCGTGTTATCTAACAAGgacaaaaaagaaaaacgggGCTTCGCATTTCCACTGGGTGCCGACAGAAAGCGCCAGCGGGATGAcggagaggcagccgcgaggaagaaaagccgAGTGGGCGAATTGTTTAGACGCAGAAAGACGTCCGGCTTTGCTGGCAAACCCGGCGGTGCACACAGACGCACAGATGACAGGGGCAACCAGACGTTCGGAGGCCCTGATAGGCGAATGAAGCATCTGTCTCAGAGTGAATTTTCTGCCTAG
- a CDS encoding Ulp1 protease family, C-terminal catalytic domain-containing protein (encoded by transcript BESB_029020) produces the protein MPSEWPAAAGAASNGSGEGLFHKPRKKRRLLVDSDDDGGGGVEDKCDKATATWLTQTVDKKAEDARACERPLPDGTTKALLVPLGSLRVRRRSRVFDRARGEQFKHFLNKESQVPLSLRHGLQLLNGACFSAKDAVPNPREIPQRENGFDCGVFVIAFVLRLVLHPDSLRSLIRRRQQLHKMITYIHNHPEWEENSEDIEQVKTLLLDGLPLSLSRLSAVVNVLGAKCRRG, from the exons ATGCCGTCAGAGtggccggcagcggcgggagcTGCAAGCAATGGCAGCGGCG AAGGCCTCTTCCACAAACCGCGGAAGAAGCGTCGGCTGCTGGTTGACTCCGACGAtgatggcggcggcggggttGAGGACAAGTGTGACAAAGCTACGGCGACGTGGCTCACGCAGACTGTTGACAAGAAGGCCGAAGAtgcacgcgcctgcgagcgtcCGTTGCCAGACGGAACTACAAAAGCCTTGCTGGTCCCCCTGGGCTCGCTGCGGGTTCGCAGGCGGTCTCGGGTCTTCGAtcgagctcgcggcgagcagtTCAAGCACTTCCTCAACAAG GAATCCCAAGTGCCGCTCTCACTTCGTCACGGGCTCCAGCTACTGAACGGGGCCTGCTTCTCGGCCAAGGACGCGGTGCCGAACCCGCGGGAAATCccgcagcgagagaacgGCTTCGACTGCGGTGTGTTCGTCATCGCCTTCGTCCTTCGCCTGGTCCTGCACCCGGACTCCCTCCGGTCGCTAATTCGCCG GCGGCAGCAACTGCACAAAATGATCACGTACATCCATAATCACCCAGAGTGGGAAGAGAATTCCGAGGATATCGAGCAGGTGAAGACACTCTTGCTGGACGGCCTCCCGCTcagcctctcgcggctctcggccGTGGTCAATGTTCTCGGCGCAAAGTGCCGTCGCGGCTAG
- a CDS encoding putative eukaryotic initiation factor-3, subunit 3 (encoded by transcript BESB_029030), whose protein sequence is MSSGKYVPPSLRGASAAGAEPSSSSGVSGPYGAAGPAVSSGAYGSSPQASLASGGASPGGDDSSPQGVSPNQRRTAAQVLAGSTASGARRPFKANYPLRVVEVDSLVLMKVLKHCRENYPTPVNGQLLGIDCKDRLEVTNCFPLPQKKDIMAQVQREKGISEKDLEERIDEEFDKYQDKMAELMHDVNVDCFTVGWYQTLSFGDLKNKDIIDSLVLYQEAIDKAIVLGFDPMLNSMAKKAFKAYRVNPDFVQKYQEFEGDVSKYNKLRAKDILIEVPLVVVNPFLVEAFLMDWAVHDPLQNQTDFDSLELDQSAYMEKNLSLLSLSLEALGDEQDKLQRYQRESLKQQQLQKQLMERRRLENEQRRLRGEPLLPVDMDGPAFRKIEPPSQLNTLLMSSQAQLQCEDVNAACSETLGKMFLLHWGNLKKKQTPAGLSAAVAAAAADAK, encoded by the exons ATGAGCAGCGGCAAGTACGTGCCCCCCAGTCTGCGGggagcctctgcggctggcgcggagccgtcgtcttcctcgggTGTCTCAGGTCCCTACGGCGCGGCAGGTCCGGCGGTCTCTTCGGGCGCGTacggctcttcgccgcaggcctcgctggccagcggcggcgcctcgccgggaGGAGACGACTCCTCGCCCCAGGGCGTGAGCCCGAACCAGCGCAGGACCGCGGCGCAGGTGCTCGCCGGCTCGACagccagcggcgcccgccgaccCTTCAAGGCCAACTACCCCCTTCGGGTTGTCGAGGTCGACAGTCTCGTCCTCATGAAGGTGTTGAAGCACTGCAGAGAAAACTACCCGACGCCCGTCAATGGCCAGCTGCTTGGCATCGACTGCAAGGACCGCCTCGAAGTGACCAACTGCTTCCCGCTGCCTCAGAAGAAG GACATCATGGCGCAGgtgcagcgcgagaagggcaTCAGCGAGAAGGACCTGGAGGAGCGGATCGACGAAGAGTTTGACAAGTACCAGGACAAGATGGCTGAGCTGATGCACGACGTGAACGTGGACTGCTTCACCGTCGGCTGGTACCAGACGCTGTCCTTCGGCGACTTGAAGAACAAAGACATCATCGACTCCCTCGTCCTCTACCAGGAGGCCATCGACAAAGCCATTGTGCTCGGCTTCGACCCCATGCTCAACTCCATGGCCAAGAAGGCGTTCAAGGCTTACCGCGTCAACCCCGACTTCGTGCAGAAATACCAAGAATTCGAAGGCGACGTCTCCAAATACAACAAGCTGCGCGCCAAGGACATCCTTATTGAG GTCCCTCTGGTCGTGGTGAACCCGTTCTTGGTTGAGGCCTTCTTGATGGACTGGGCTGTGCACGATCCTCTTCAAAACCAGACGGACTTTGACAGCTTGGAGCTGGATCAGAGTGCCTACATGGAGAAGaacctgtctcttctctcgctgtcgcttgaAGCCCTGGGAGACGAACAGGACAAGCTCCAGAGGTACCAGCGCGAGTcgctgaagcagcagcagctgcagaagcagctcATGGAGAGACGACGCCTGGAGAACGaacagcgccgcctccgcggcgagccgctgctgccggtcGATATGGACGGACCTGCCTTCCGCAAGATCGAGCCGCCTTCTCAGTTGAACACTCTTCTCATGAGCAgccaggcgcagctgcagtgTGAGGACGTCaacgctgcatgcagcgagaCCCTCGGCAAGATGTTCCTTTTGCACTGGGGTAACCTCAAAAAGAAGCAAACGCCTGCTGGCCTCAGCGCCGCTgttgctgccgctgctgctgacgcGAAATAA